In one window of Psychrobacter sp. P2G3 DNA:
- a CDS encoding ABC transporter permease, giving the protein MSSHPLPSTPSTASSIPLEKKRRLNPIWQARLNRFRRNRLGVISLFVFALIFIICMAANVIANDKPLLVQYQGDYYFPVLKAYPETTFGGVFETETNYKDPAVQTLINDQGYYVMPLIPFADQTPNVELGIPYPAAPNSQNRLGTDDMGRDVLARILYGMRVSLLFGLALTLAGALIGVIVGAIQGYYGGWVDLAGQRFMEVWGGMPQLFMIIILVSLFSPSITMLFAMMLLFGWMGLVGLVRAEFLRARNFDYVRAARNLGVSDSQIMLRHILPNALASSLSQLPFILTANIIALTALDFLGYGLPPGSPSLGELMVQGKNNLDAPWLALSGFFSLTFILSLLIFVGEALRDAFDPRRS; this is encoded by the coding sequence ATGTCAAGTCATCCACTACCTTCAACACCCTCAACCGCATCTTCTATTCCACTAGAAAAAAAACGCCGTTTAAATCCTATTTGGCAGGCGCGACTTAATCGCTTTCGCCGTAATCGCCTTGGCGTGATATCGCTGTTTGTTTTTGCGCTGATATTTATCATCTGTATGGCAGCCAATGTGATTGCCAATGACAAGCCACTACTGGTGCAGTATCAAGGCGATTACTATTTTCCAGTGTTGAAAGCCTATCCTGAAACAACTTTTGGCGGGGTATTTGAGACCGAAACCAATTACAAAGACCCTGCGGTGCAAACGCTGATTAATGATCAGGGTTATTATGTGATGCCGCTGATTCCCTTTGCCGACCAGACGCCAAACGTTGAGCTGGGCATTCCATATCCGGCCGCACCCAATAGCCAGAACCGGCTGGGTACTGATGATATGGGTCGTGATGTACTAGCGCGGATACTTTATGGCATGCGGGTATCGTTATTGTTTGGTCTGGCACTGACGCTAGCAGGTGCGTTGATTGGCGTCATCGTCGGTGCGATACAAGGTTATTACGGTGGCTGGGTAGATTTGGCAGGGCAGCGTTTCATGGAAGTGTGGGGCGGTATGCCACAGCTGTTTATGATTATTATTTTGGTCAGCTTGTTTAGCCCTAGTATCACCATGCTATTTGCCATGATGCTGTTATTCGGTTGGATGGGGCTGGTTGGTCTGGTGCGGGCAGAGTTTCTGCGGGCGCGTAACTTTGATTATGTCCGTGCCGCTCGCAACCTTGGGGTGTCGGACAGTCAAATCATGCTCAGGCATATCTTGCCTAATGCGTTGGCCTCAAGCTTGTCGCAGCTGCCGTTTATCTTAACCGCCAATATTATTGCTTTAACAGCACTAGACTTCTTAGGATATGGCTTACCGCCTGGGTCACCGTCGCTGGGTGAGCTGATGGTACAGGGGAAAAATAACCTTGATGCTCCTTGGTTAGCCTTATCGGGATTTTTTAGTTTAACCTTTATTTTATCATTGCTAATTTTCGTTGGCGAAGCACTGCGTGATGCCTTTGATCCGAGGCGCTCCTGA
- a CDS encoding dipeptide ABC transporter ATP-binding protein, which yields MTTDKMINANMKTATEQNNRLNNSHSNVQNKLMLTVNKLSIATNVGTALVDKLSYELRQGQTLAIVGESGSGKSIASLALLGLLPDSLTVTGEVQLADVTGMATLPVTNNRTRNAALRSVRGQRIGMVFQEPMTALNPLHTVAKQIAESLRLSGVPKKQWREKSIALLDDVNISDPADKLKRYPHELSGGQRQRVMIAMALAQQPDILIADEPTTALDVTLQHEILALLDDLKRQHNMAMILISHDLNLVRRYSDEVIVMRQGQTIEQGKTAAVFSQPKAEYTRSLIKQDFGQALNLFENESQQPTVLQVSNLQVQFPIEKSLFGSTKRWFDAVKDVDMILQKGQALGIVGESGSGKTTIALALSQLLSNQTRVGGRILVNGQDISALSKSELRKFRSQIQMVFQDPFASINPRMTVMQIVEEGLLVQGVDKISRQQAVMESLATVHLPLEFVQRYPHELSGGQRQRVALARALIMQPSLLILDEPTSALDSTTQVTVVNLLREIQEKLQISYIFISHDLKVVRALCQHIMVLKEGMCIESGPTEDIFNNPKHPYAKQLLQASML from the coding sequence ATGACAACTGATAAGATGATAAACGCCAATATGAAAACTGCTACTGAGCAAAACAACCGTTTAAACAACAGTCATAGCAATGTACAAAACAAACTCATGCTGACAGTGAATAAGCTTAGTATTGCCACCAATGTAGGTACTGCTTTAGTCGATAAGCTATCGTATGAACTAAGACAGGGACAAACGCTAGCTATCGTTGGTGAGTCTGGCTCTGGTAAGTCGATTGCCAGTCTCGCATTATTGGGGTTGTTGCCAGACAGCTTGACCGTTACTGGTGAGGTGCAGTTAGCAGATGTAACAGGAATGGCTACATTGCCGGTCACTAATAATAGGACACGTAACGCAGCGTTACGATCTGTGCGTGGGCAGCGCATTGGGATGGTGTTTCAAGAGCCAATGACGGCGCTCAATCCGCTACACACGGTCGCTAAGCAAATTGCAGAATCTCTGCGTCTCAGCGGTGTGCCAAAAAAGCAATGGCGAGAGAAAAGCATTGCCTTGTTAGACGATGTCAATATTAGCGACCCTGCTGATAAGCTGAAACGCTATCCGCATGAGCTATCGGGTGGTCAACGTCAGCGGGTAATGATTGCCATGGCATTAGCGCAGCAGCCTGATATTTTAATCGCTGATGAGCCAACCACCGCGCTTGATGTCACCTTGCAACATGAGATTCTCGCCCTGTTAGATGATCTTAAGAGACAGCATAATATGGCGATGATATTAATCAGCCATGATCTCAATTTGGTCAGGCGCTACAGCGATGAAGTCATCGTCATGCGTCAAGGGCAGACTATTGAGCAGGGGAAAACCGCAGCGGTATTCAGTCAGCCTAAGGCAGAATATACCCGCTCGCTTATCAAACAAGACTTTGGACAAGCGCTGAATTTATTTGAGAATGAAAGTCAGCAACCAACCGTATTGCAGGTCAGCAATTTACAAGTACAGTTTCCAATTGAGAAAAGCTTGTTTGGCAGTACTAAACGTTGGTTCGATGCGGTAAAAGATGTCGATATGATCCTGCAAAAAGGGCAGGCATTAGGTATCGTTGGTGAGTCAGGCTCTGGGAAAACAACAATTGCACTTGCGTTAAGTCAGTTACTCAGCAATCAAACGCGTGTCGGTGGTCGGATACTGGTTAATGGACAGGATATTTCAGCATTGTCCAAGAGCGAGCTGCGTAAGTTCCGCTCACAGATTCAAATGGTATTTCAAGACCCCTTTGCCAGTATCAATCCTCGCATGACGGTCATGCAGATAGTCGAAGAAGGATTATTAGTACAAGGTGTTGATAAAATATCCCGCCAGCAGGCAGTGATGGAGAGTCTTGCTACCGTGCATTTGCCGTTAGAGTTTGTGCAACGTTATCCGCATGAGCTATCGGGCGGTCAGCGTCAACGGGTGGCGCTTGCACGCGCACTAATTATGCAGCCAAGTTTATTGATACTGGACGAGCCAACTTCTGCGCTTGATAGTACCACGCAAGTCACTGTGGTCAACTTGCTACGAGAGATTCAGGAAAAACTGCAAATCAGTTATATATTTATCAGCCATGATTTAAAAGTAGTACGCGCGTTATGTCAGCATATTATGGTGCTAAAAGAAGGCATGTGCATAGAGTCCGGACCTACCGAAGATATTTTTAATAATCCAAAACATCCGTATGCGAAGCAGTTATTGCAGGCAAGTATGCTATAG
- a CDS encoding low temperature requirement protein A: MIGRLKIKPIQARDPNEPNRPSTTLELLFDLVYVIAVAAAANGFYNRLNEHDLSGFLTFIVAFFILWNAWTSFTWFASGYDPDDWFYRISVMFQMFGSLMIAANIHQFYEQGLTWIGVMGYAIMRLASCSQWWRVYRQVLGHKKVAGRSIVGLLTLQALWIIWLFLPASLQTPALFLFIVAELLMPVWARSEQFNNWHPGHIAERYGLLTIIVLGEGVVGVSNTIQYFLANSSSAASSIMFLGSSLVALVFSLWWLYFIVPFDTILNKERRRHDLFLFGYGHFFIFASIAGLGSMLNLVTESVAGDTSDGANQVISQTYAMGMLMGMLSVFLLTLTILRELMCRKSSNNIVAMVIALIIIGLSYIAVAQGLNITYGIWLSILAPVMMIWYFGQDNEQWLVKESS, translated from the coding sequence ATGATTGGCAGGCTCAAAATAAAACCCATCCAAGCCCGAGATCCTAATGAGCCAAATCGACCATCAACCACGCTTGAGCTGTTGTTTGATTTAGTCTATGTCATCGCCGTTGCTGCTGCTGCAAACGGTTTTTATAATCGCTTGAATGAACATGATCTTTCAGGGTTTTTAACCTTTATCGTGGCATTTTTTATCCTGTGGAATGCATGGACCAGCTTTACTTGGTTTGCGTCAGGATATGATCCTGACGACTGGTTTTATCGCATATCAGTGATGTTTCAGATGTTTGGCTCGCTTATGATAGCAGCCAATATCCATCAGTTTTATGAGCAAGGGCTGACATGGATTGGGGTAATGGGCTATGCCATTATGCGGCTGGCGAGTTGTAGTCAGTGGTGGCGTGTCTATCGACAAGTACTAGGACATAAAAAGGTCGCTGGGCGTAGTATAGTCGGTTTATTAACCTTGCAAGCACTCTGGATAATTTGGCTGTTTCTACCCGCATCATTACAAACGCCTGCATTGTTCTTATTTATCGTAGCAGAGTTACTCATGCCTGTATGGGCACGCTCGGAGCAGTTCAACAATTGGCATCCTGGACACATTGCAGAGCGTTATGGCCTGTTGACCATTATCGTATTAGGCGAGGGTGTGGTAGGGGTTAGCAATACGATTCAATATTTTTTAGCCAATTCTTCTTCCGCTGCAAGCTCTATTATGTTTCTAGGCTCAAGCTTAGTAGCATTGGTGTTTTCTTTATGGTGGTTATATTTCATCGTCCCTTTCGATACGATCCTAAACAAAGAACGCCGTCGCCATGATTTGTTTTTATTTGGCTATGGTCATTTCTTTATCTTTGCCTCAATAGCAGGTTTAGGCAGTATGCTTAATTTGGTTACCGAGTCCGTAGCGGGCGATACCAGTGATGGCGCAAATCAAGTCATCTCACAGACGTACGCGATGGGTATGTTGATGGGCATGTTAAGTGTGTTTTTATTGACGCTAACGATACTGCGAGAGTTAATGTGCCGCAAGTCGAGTAACAATATTGTTGCGATGGTCATTGCTTTAATCATTATTGGGCTGAGTTATATTGCTGTGGCGCAAGGTTTGAATATTACTTATGGTATTTGGCTGAGTATTTTAGCGCCTGTAATGATGATTTGGTATTTTGGTCAAGATAATGAGCAATGGTTAGTTAAAGAGAGTAGTTAA
- a CDS encoding iron-containing alcohol dehydrogenase: MPTKKTSISKLINTDGLQYAGYLAVAKTRAKILNAFSHLMTIPRPLLFVGEEACNELCDMIINEGGRNVFIVTDAVLNKLGIPDKVTDYLQKNNIGYHVYDGITPDPTFKVIEDSLRQSVNANCDAVLAIGGGSVIDTAKMIAMCQSNNYKPKQLIGLFKAKKPCMPLYCIPSTAGTGSEATIGAVVSDDKTHQKAIAIDPKMVPLAAAIDSTIMQGMPAHITADTGIDVLTHALEAWMSINASAETDYYAASAVKSVMQYLPIAYTNGDDLKAREEMGIAAHYGGIALNKAGLGYVHAIAHQLGAYYNVPHGRANAIVLPYVLELNRKASEKRLAILARKTGIIKSGQADNGDNDVADHLIAQVRDLLETVGINPTVEGIKTSDFDSIAKAAAKEVSDTYAVPTYMKAPEIKDILMRIKTASDDRTNKAKSSDKSNDKAA, encoded by the coding sequence ATGCCCACAAAAAAAACAAGTATTTCTAAGCTCATTAATACTGATGGTTTGCAGTATGCAGGTTACCTAGCGGTTGCCAAAACTCGAGCTAAGATATTAAATGCCTTCTCACATTTAATGACAATACCAAGGCCTCTATTGTTTGTAGGCGAAGAAGCGTGTAATGAGCTGTGTGACATGATTATCAATGAAGGTGGCCGCAATGTATTCATTGTCACTGATGCTGTGCTTAACAAGCTAGGTATACCAGATAAAGTTACTGATTATCTACAAAAAAATAACATTGGCTATCATGTCTATGACGGTATTACACCAGACCCTACTTTTAAAGTGATTGAAGATAGTTTACGTCAATCTGTGAATGCTAATTGTGATGCCGTATTAGCTATCGGTGGTGGTTCGGTGATTGATACGGCCAAAATGATTGCTATGTGCCAAAGCAACAACTACAAGCCAAAACAGCTCATTGGACTTTTTAAAGCCAAAAAACCTTGTATGCCACTTTATTGTATTCCTAGTACCGCGGGTACCGGCTCAGAAGCCACTATTGGTGCAGTTGTCTCAGACGATAAAACCCATCAAAAGGCGATCGCTATCGATCCAAAAATGGTGCCATTAGCAGCGGCTATTGACTCGACCATTATGCAAGGTATGCCCGCGCATATTACAGCCGATACCGGTATTGATGTCCTCACCCATGCCTTAGAGGCGTGGATGAGTATAAACGCTAGCGCTGAGACCGATTACTACGCTGCTTCTGCTGTCAAATCAGTTATGCAGTATCTACCGATAGCCTATACAAATGGGGACGATCTCAAAGCCAGAGAAGAAATGGGGATTGCAGCTCATTATGGTGGTATTGCTTTAAATAAAGCAGGTCTTGGTTATGTTCATGCCATCGCTCACCAGTTAGGGGCGTATTATAATGTTCCGCATGGTCGCGCTAATGCGATCGTGCTACCTTATGTACTTGAGCTAAACCGTAAGGCGAGTGAAAAAAGATTGGCAATATTGGCAAGAAAGACTGGTATTATAAAGAGTGGTCAAGCTGATAACGGTGATAACGATGTGGCAGACCATCTTATTGCCCAAGTGCGAGACTTGCTCGAAACAGTAGGTATCAACCCTACTGTTGAAGGTATAAAAACTAGTGATTTTGATAGTATCGCCAAAGCGGCTGCTAAAGAAGTCAGCGACACTTATGCGGTCCCTACTTATATGAAGGCACCGGAAATAAAAGATATCTTAATGAGAATTAAGACAGCGAGTGATGATCGTACCAATAAGGCTAAAAGTAGTGATAAAAGTAATGATAAAGCTGCCTAG
- the msrA gene encoding peptide-methionine (S)-S-oxide reductase MsrA yields the protein MNRKLKTSAIIISMAASSIFYVGCASTENTATVKNTSIDNPYAPTDPNLAVATLAGGCFWCVEAGYEKIPGVVEVVSGYAGGQTENPTYSTVSAGGTGHTEAAQIYYDPTKITYNGIVQALWRIADPTDDKGQFVDRGTQYRPAIFYNNDQEKQIAEAAKQSLQASGVYNKPVVIEIVPASKFYPAEEYHQDYYKKNPLRYKAYTFNSGRYQFIESVYGKNYQLDFSKFKPTAASAKPEMTSKAVNGKTGAGFNPETFVKPTQAELKKSLSDIQYKVTQKDDTERAFDNAYWDNKEPGLYVDVVSGEPLYSSRDQYKSGTGWPSFTRPLNASLVVEKADRGIFGTRTEIRSRYADSHVGHVFDDGPAPTGKRYCMNSAAMRFIPLAQMEEAGYGDLIAQVKAVS from the coding sequence ATGAATCGTAAATTAAAGACAAGCGCTATTATCATAAGTATGGCCGCCAGCAGTATTTTTTACGTCGGCTGTGCTTCTACTGAGAATACTGCCACCGTAAAAAACACCTCCATTGACAACCCTTATGCACCTACTGATCCAAACTTGGCAGTGGCTACGCTAGCTGGCGGTTGCTTTTGGTGCGTAGAAGCGGGTTATGAGAAAATCCCTGGCGTTGTAGAAGTGGTCTCAGGTTATGCAGGCGGCCAGACTGAAAATCCAACTTATAGCACGGTATCGGCAGGTGGTACTGGTCATACTGAAGCGGCGCAAATATATTATGATCCGACAAAGATTACCTACAATGGTATCGTTCAAGCGCTATGGCGAATTGCTGATCCTACTGATGACAAAGGTCAGTTTGTAGATAGAGGTACTCAGTATCGTCCGGCCATTTTTTATAACAATGACCAAGAAAAGCAGATAGCAGAAGCTGCTAAGCAATCATTACAAGCTTCTGGTGTTTATAACAAGCCAGTAGTGATCGAAATTGTTCCTGCTAGCAAATTTTATCCAGCAGAAGAGTATCATCAAGATTATTATAAGAAGAACCCACTACGCTATAAGGCCTATACTTTCAATTCTGGTCGCTACCAGTTTATTGAAAGCGTGTATGGTAAGAATTACCAGTTGGATTTCAGTAAGTTTAAACCTACTGCGGCCAGCGCAAAGCCAGAAATGACAAGCAAGGCTGTAAACGGCAAAACAGGCGCTGGTTTTAATCCAGAGACGTTTGTGAAGCCGACACAAGCTGAGCTTAAAAAATCACTAAGTGACATTCAATATAAAGTCACGCAAAAAGACGATACCGAGCGCGCCTTTGATAATGCCTATTGGGATAACAAAGAGCCTGGACTGTATGTAGACGTGGTGTCAGGTGAACCGTTATATTCATCTCGTGATCAATACAAGTCTGGCACAGGCTGGCCGAGCTTTACCCGTCCACTGAATGCTAGTCTGGTGGTGGAAAAAGCAGATCGAGGAATATTTGGAACTCGTACCGAGATTCGCAGTCGTTATGCAGATTCACATGTAGGTCATGTCTTTGACGATGGTCCAGCACCTACAGGTAAACGCTATTGCATGAACTCAGCAGCTATGCGCTTTATTCCGTTAGCTCAAATGGAAGAGGCCGGTTACGGCGACTTGATTGCTCAAGTAAAAGCAGTTAGTTAA
- the folE gene encoding GTP cyclohydrolase I FolE: MSNTPIITSEYQESIESYRQLIGSTGEDLARPGLEDTPVRAAKAFAHLTQGYHQSLDEVVNDAVFPSTNRELVLVQNIEFYSLCEHHMLPFHGVAHIGYLPNGHVLGLSKFARIVDMFARRLQIQENLSEQVAQTIMDVTGCRGVAVVMDASHMCMMMRGVSKQHSTTRSTAMLGEYVHDNQARNEFLGAVPKRQPAF, from the coding sequence ATGAGTAACACCCCAATAATAACCTCAGAATATCAAGAAAGTATCGAATCCTATCGTCAGTTGATTGGCTCAACAGGCGAAGATTTAGCACGTCCTGGTCTTGAAGATACTCCCGTGCGCGCGGCAAAAGCCTTTGCTCATTTGACCCAAGGCTATCATCAAAGTTTGGATGAAGTTGTCAATGACGCAGTATTCCCATCGACCAACCGTGAGTTGGTATTAGTACAGAACATTGAATTTTATTCGCTATGCGAGCATCATATGTTGCCCTTTCACGGCGTTGCACACATTGGCTATTTGCCTAATGGACACGTATTAGGTTTATCAAAATTTGCTCGGATCGTCGATATGTTCGCCCGTCGTTTGCAAATTCAAGAAAACTTAAGTGAACAAGTGGCACAAACCATTATGGATGTGACTGGCTGTCGCGGTGTGGCAGTAGTAATGGATGCATCGCATATGTGTATGATGATGCGCGGAGTTAGTAAGCAGCATTCAACCACACGCAGTACAGCGATGCTTGGTGAATACGTGCATGATAATCAAGCACGTAATGAGTTCTTAGGCGCAGTACCTAAGCGTCAACCGGCGTTTTAA